One part of the Aspergillus luchuensis IFO 4308 DNA, chromosome 5, nearly complete sequence genome encodes these proteins:
- a CDS encoding transcription factor domain-containing protein (COG:S;~EggNog:ENOG410PKQA;~InterPro:IPR036864,IPR007219,IPR001138;~PFAM:PF00172,PF04082;~go_function: GO:0000981 - DNA-binding transcription factor activity, RNA polymerase II-specific [Evidence IEA];~go_function: GO:0003677 - DNA binding [Evidence IEA];~go_function: GO:0008270 - zinc ion binding [Evidence IEA];~go_process: GO:0006351 - transcription, DNA-templated [Evidence IEA];~go_process: GO:0006355 - regulation of transcription, DNA-templated [Evidence IEA]): MSRPQVSIDRLTPRRVHAEPRESMNCKSCRKRKIKCNRLRPSCEACKVFQCPCIYDAVPKKRGPKTDVLEALLKRVDGLEKRLQEDSPISPTSAASPIKSMDQQLLPSASTPFHFPPAPHGFPPPPQSQPQQHRLPDAMLDNYFARLHGKPYWILDETATRQRHQHGQLPVHLSMAIYALTLRYTTPNPPQGSLEYARQARRLVDIDNPSIEGTQSLLLLCHTFFAYGCGKTAYMVLANAVSMTLALDLYREAPAALPAAEREMRRRLFWTVYVMDRFLTCGSKRPCLIADHSIVLRLPGSGSETGEWFNPVGPNIHYSPDRRKGPGGPALLVDITRILGVTHRYLAAGGVKGDSHFPWHALSNLSKIRQELDLWAAGTQDLFASIETLFGHPESTLLLLSKLIYHLVHCLLYRPFLPIDLVELRGTGQHQSWQIEATTLCFSHANAIAELVELARHAPRIEWPALVAYCVCTAGTVHVHGVHYHGREGEVFASSADFLAREMHQLSWLRQYWAGVQHQREMLQSISGCHAELVRTMAARPVRFAPVFHLEDFLDRYPGLAVDGAHLRLVDGDELPLDRPDFNRLMYPPASTLPSQGRGSISFQPSPTWPQPELALPESSLGFSPGVSNSPAPFLSDPFTAPTPPAQPQYATFPFEATPGGPALTPDAPSQGSSSATATAAGAATGTGEGEKDPFLSLLEQLAENEHSQGGPSELDFFLGEGLDMVMPEVEVENP, encoded by the exons GCCGTTCCTAAAAAGCGGGGACCCAAAACCGATGTCCTGGAGGCCTTGTTAAAACGTGTTGACGGGCTGGAAAAGCGCCTCCAGGAAGACTCGCCGATTTCCCCGACCTCGGCTGCCTCCCCCATCAAATCCATGGACCAGCAACTACTGCCGTCCGCCTCCACGCCATTCCACTTTCCCCCGGCGCCTCATGGCTTTCCCCCACCCCCGCAatcgcagccgcagcaacACCGGCTGCCCGATGCCATGCTGGACAACTACTTTGCTCGGCTGCATGGGAAGCCGTATTGGATTCTGGATGAAACGGCGACTCGTCAACGGCATCAGCATGGACAATTACCGGTGCATCTGTCTATGGCGATTTATGCCCTAACCCTAAG ATATACTACGCCGAATCCACCGCAAGGCAGTCTGGAGTATGCTCGGCAGGCAAGACGGCTGGTTGATATTGACAACCCGTCCATCGAAGGGACCCAGTCTCTGCTACTACTCTGTCATACCTTCTTCGCCTACGGGTGTGGCAAAACAGCCTACATGGTATTAG CCAATGCGGTGTCCATGACACTGGCGCTGGATTTGTATCGCGAAGCACCCGCAGCGCTGCCCGCGGCAGAACGTGAGATGCGACGGCGATTGTTCTGGACCGTCTACGTGATGGATCGCTTCCTCACCTGTGGCTCCAAGCGACCGTGTCTTATTGCCGACCATTCCATCGTCCTGCGTCTTCCGGGCAGCGGGTCTGAAACGGGCGAATGGTTTAACCCGGTTGGCCCTAATATCCATTACTCCCCGGACCGTCGCAAAGGCCCTGGTGGCCCAGCTCTTTTAGTCGACATTACGCGCATTCTGGGTGTCACGCACCGCTATCTTGCCGCGGGAGGCGTCAAAGGCGACTCGCATTTTCCCTGGCACGCTCTCTCCAATCTATCCAAGATCCGCCAGGAACTCGACCTCTGGGCGGCTGGCACACAGGACTTGTTCGCATCGATCGAAACGCTATTCGGTCATCCGGAGAGCACGCTGCTACTCCTGAGCAAGCTCATTTACCACCTCGTGCACTGTCTACTCTATCggcccttccttcccatcgaCCTGGTCGAGCTGCGCGGTACCGGACAGCATCAGTCGTGGCAGATCGAGGCGACAACGCTCTGTTTCTCGCATGCCAATGCTATCGCCGAGCTGGTGGAGCTGGCCCGACACGCGCCACGCATCGAGTGGCCCGCCCTGGTGGCATACTGCGTGTGCACGGCTGGCACCGTACACGTACACGGCGTCCACTATCACGGGCGCGAGGGAGAAGTGTTTGCGTCGAGCGCAGACTTTCTCGCGCGTGAGATGCACCAGCTGTCGTGGCTACGGCAGTACTGGGCGGGGGTGCAGCACCAGCGGGAGATGCTGCAAAGTATTTCAGGATGCCATGCCGAGCTGGTGCGGACAATGGCAGCGCGACCGGTGCGATTTGCCCCGGTGTTCCATCTCGAGGACTTCCTGGACCGGTATCCGGGGCTAGCCGTGGATGGGGCGCATTTGCGATTAGTGGACGGAGACGA ATTACCACTGGACCGACCCGATTTCAACAGACTTATGTACCCGCCTGCATCGACTCTACCTTCGCAAGGCCGAGGATCCATCAGCTTCCAACCATCACCGACATGGCCACAACCCGAACTCGCCCTACCAGAGAGCAGTCTAGGCTTCTCACCAGGAGTGAGCAACTCCCCTGCACCATTTCTCTCCGACCCATTCACTGCACCGACACCGCCCGCACAGCCCCAGTACGCGACGTTTCCGTTTGAAGCCACGCCGGGCGGACCGGCACTGACGCCAGACGCCCCGTCACAGGGCAGCTCCAGCGCCactgcaacagcagcaggagctgcaACAGGCACAGGCGAAGGCGAAAAAGACCCGTTTCTGAGTCTGCTGGAGCAACTGGCAGAGAACGAGCATTCGCAGGGCGGACCCAGCGAGCTGGACTTTTTCCTCGGAGAGGGGCTAGATATGGTGATGCctgaggtggaggtggagaatcCGTAA
- a CDS encoding uncharacterized protein (InterPro:IPR022085;~PFAM:PF12311) has translation MDHKIDTLATLHNWTQGTPSLYPFTGIIQLYLAEEISVVTAVGEISAFMEKRGEGIDECVHDLWASILHAGRCLPCTNIMVSSASATTADRSITSNGNGGELGEKKMIKKETIDTDISHHQTPTPSQKKLIALLHAIKNMPDVHVHIRARTQSRYSYSAASQVGGSGARERYSSYGGGGGVNGDITEKNENENDPGNGNEGEDEGESTEEEELYHPSLGVYLDGTVGGSHYIRHLHDSVATPVPPPPPPPIPSEPGKNTNTPQSQTQNQPQPQPQENSRPKPPKLPSSASESTIRPTKAKSLVWAYLPHFRDVVGLIFTDFGDVLGMHLHPFPHTHTHTHQQHQKWHPKDQAILHQAWLNFTTFLAFLAREGVLHSPSDSDNYEYGFDEYDWGFDHHDNGHNNEDGDESDGVGSWIDDLAISCLRILDNLPHQHDHHHHHHDKNDTLQNNTKILTATTFALLYGEHLWRRRGIRTPSPPQQEKPQEDKDTEKEKEKEKDNYIVAGLTLDEFESGSVSASTSTSAANSPSPPLSVSPHPQNNEDEDPDGSEDRDKDKGRFIARKTWEGWIRRCNELAGDVGPGIGIGMGLWDGTREAAWLAGEVLRRVFSIS, from the exons ATGGACCATAAAATCGACACCCTCGCCACCCTCCACAACTGGACCCAAGGCACTCCATCCCTGTATCCTTTCACGGGCATTATTCAACTGTACCTGGCGGAGGAGATCTCGGTAGTGACGGCTGTCGGAGAGATCAGTGCGTTtatggagaagaggggggagggaataG atgaATGCGTCCACGACCTATGGGCCAGTATTCTACACGCAGGGAGATGTCTACCCTGCACAAATATCATGgtatcatcagcatcagctactactgctgATAGAAGTATCACGTCCAACGGTAATGGTGGTGAGctgggagaaaaaaagatgatAAAGAAAGAGACTATCGACACAGACATCTCCCATCACCAAACACCCACCCCATCGCAGAAGAAACTGATTGCCTTGTTGCACGCGATCAAGAATATGCCGGATGTGCATGTGCATATTCGCGCGAGGACGCAGTCAAGGTATTCTTATTCTGCTGCTTCGCAGGTGGGTGGTTCGGGGGCGAGGGAGAGGTATAGTTcttatggtggtggtggtggtgttaaTGGGGATATTActgagaagaatgagaatgagaatgaccctggaaatggaaatgaaggggaagatgaaggagagagtacagaagaagaagaactatACCACCCATCCCTAGGTGTATATCTTGATGGGACGGTGGGTGGGTCGCATTATATTCGCCATTTGCATGATTCTGTGGCTACAcctgttcctcctccacctccacctcctatACCGTCAGAACCAGGAAAGAACACCAATACACCCCAATCTCAAACCCAgaatcaacctcaacctcaaccccaagAAAATTCCCGACCCAAACCGCCCAAACTCCCCTCCTCAGCATCCGAATCGACCATCCGACCCACAAAAGCCAAGAGTCTAGTATGGGCCTACCTACCACATTTCCGAGATGTGGTAGGGTTAATATTTACTGATTTTGGAGATGTGCTCGGGATGCATCTGCACCCTTTtccacatacacatacacatacacatcaacaacaccaaaaATGGCACCCCAAAGACcaagccatcctccaccaagcATGGCTCAACTTCACCACATTCCTCGCATTCCTCGCTAGAGAAGGGGTATTACATTCCCCGAGTGACTCGGATAATTATGAGTATGGGTTTGATGAATATGATTGGGGATTTGATCATCATGATAATGGTCATAAtaatgaggatggggatgaaaGCGACGGAGTTGGGTCCTGGATCGATGATCTTGCGATTTCGTGTCTTCGGATACTTGATAATCTTCCACATCaacatgatcatcatcatcatcaccatgataAGAATGATACTCTACAAAACAATACCAAGATCCTCACAGCAACAACCTTCGCCCTTCTCTACGGTGAACATCTCTGGCGGAGACGTGGGATTCGcactccttcccctcctcagcAAGAAAAACCACAAGAAGACAAGGATacggagaaagagaaagagaaagagaaggataaTTACATAGTAGCAGGTCTCACCCTCGATGAATTCGAATCCGGGTCTGTGTCTGCTTCTACGTCTACCTCTGCGGCgaattctccttctccaccttTGTCGGTttcaccacatccacagaataatgaggatgaggatccgGATGGGAGTGAGGATAGGGATAAGGATAAGGGGAGGTTTATTGCCAGGAAGACCTGGGAAGGGTGGATTCGGAGGTGTAATGAACTTGCGGGGGATGTTGGCCCCGGGATCGGGATCGGGATGGGGTTGTGGGATGGGACGAGGGAGGCGGCGTGGTTGGCGGGggaggtgttgaggagggtattttctatttcatAG
- the RIM20 gene encoding putative pH signal transduction protein PalA (COG:S;~EggNog:ENOG410PGMC;~InterPro:IPR038499,IPR025304,IPR004328;~PFAM:PF13949,PF03097;~go_function: GO:0005515 - protein binding [Evidence IEA]) yields the protein MASNILQVPFRRSHSVTLSNAITQYISSKYDQRPDMFAEDLLIIERLRNEAINVQEPHVSGVSRLVTYAAQLKWLGGKFPVDVGVEFPWYPAFGFNTSRPISQNNIRFELANVIFNLAALYSQLAFSVNRTTSDGLKQACNYFCQAAGVLTHLRSDILPDLRTSPPEDMDDMTLQSLEQLLLAQAQECFWQKAVKDGLKDASIARLAAKVSDFYAEAGDHAVKSNAISPEWIHHMTAKHHHFAAAAQYRQSLDCLEKRKYGEEVARLRDSEACVNEALKESRWINRTVLGDLQGLKTRVTEDLKRAEKDNDIIYLNPVPPKSELKLIDRASMVAAKAPSQVTDAISMLGENGPLGQPLFSKLVPYAVHIAASIYSDRRDRLINENIIGELENMTDKLRDLLSSLNLPGSLQALEKPLGLPPTLVSHAEEMRQQDGLNRLRKSLEDTAKVKANDRAVYNEGVELLAAEKAEDDASRRKFGTDRWSRASSEEAAPKLYTTSREIEGYFTSAQSSDNLVEQKLKDSAAVFRVLTGTNRDLEMYVPSSRWAALPPEVEREVSRLRGCMSEVSRLESRRKRQAQALKDKARADDISQALIKETARLEREFPMQAIQASQFEDLFEEQLHLYDTDLDMVTREQQDQDEIAARVQEANRAFTRAHTGDASTKERERALQELENGYLKYKEILSNIEVGRKFYNDLAKIVGRFRDDSKAFVHKRRMEASQLEGDISSAAAMASLNISRQPQLQPQPQPQPQPSYNAPAQIQQPSYNAPPAQVQQPSYTAPQAAPRPEPMTAPQPTRANARPPMTPGIWSPEMGIRFGGQWDPSKGVKFS from the exons ATGGCGTC TAATATCCTCCAGGTCCCGTTTCGGCGGTCGCACTCCGTCACGCTGTCGAATGCCATCACGCAATACATCTCCTCCAAATATGACCAACGCCCGGACATGTTCGCCGAGGATCTATTGATCATCGAGCGACTGCGAAACGAAGCGATCAATGTCCAGGAGCCTCATGTCAGCGGGGTCAGTCGACTGGTTACCTATGCGGCGCAGCTGAAATGGCTGGGTGGGAAGTTTCCGGTGGAT GTTGGGGTGGAATTTCCGTGGTATCCTGCGTTTGGATTCAATACTTCTAGACCGA TTTCGCAGAATAATATCCGCTTCGAGCTTGCGAACGTTATCTTCAACTTGGCTGCGCTGTACTCGCAGCTGGCATTCTCCGTGAACCGCACGACATCGGATGGTCTCAAGCAGGCGTGCAATTACTTCTGCCAGGCGGCTGGGGTTCTGACTCACTTGCGGTCGGATATCCTTCCCGATCTGCGGACGTCGCCTCCCGAGGATATGGATGATATGACACTGCAGAGCTTGGAGCAGCTGCTTTTGGCACAGGCTCAGGAATGTTTCTGGCAGAAGGCTGTCAAGGACGGGCTGAAGGATGCGTCGATTGCTCGGTTGGCGGCCAAGGTCTCGGACTTTTATGCAGAGGCGGGAGATCATGCGGTCAAGTCGAATGCTATCAGTCCTGAGTGGATTCACCATATGACGGCTAAGCATCATcattttgctgctgctgcgcagtACCGGCAGTCCTTGGATTGCTTGGAGAAGCGCAAGTACGGTGAGGAGGTTGCTCGTCTGAGGGACAGCGAGGCATGCGTCAATGAAGCGTTGAAGGAATCGCGCTGGATTAACCGGACTGTGCTCGGTGATCTGCAGGGGTTGAAGACCAGGGTGACCGAGGATTTGAAGCGTGCTGAGAAGGATAATGATATTATCTACCTCAATCCGGTGCCGCCCAAGTCGGAGCTCAAGCTAATTGACCGGGCGTCCATGGTTGCCGCGAAGGCGCCGTCCCAGGTGACTGATGCTATCTCTATGTTGGGCGAGAACGGGCCTCTGGGGCAACCGCTGTTCTCTAAACTGGTGCCGTATGCAGTGCACATTGCTGCCAGCATCTACTCGGATCGTCGGGATCGACTGATCAATGAGAACATCATTGGGGAGTTGGAGAATATGACGGATAAGCTCAGGGA TCTGTTGTCTTCTTTGAATCTTCCAGGATCGCTGCAGGCTTTGGAGAAACCGCTTGGACTTCCCCCGACCCTGGTTTCGCACGCAGAAGAGATGCGCCAGCAGGACGGACTGAACCGGCTGCGCAAGTCGCTTGAGGACACGGCAAAGGTCAAGGCCAACGACAGGGCTGTATACAACGAGGGCGTGGAGCTTCTGGCGGCGGAAAAAGCGGAAGATGATGCGTCGCGCCGGAAATTCGGCACCGATCGCTGGTCTCGAGCTTCGTCAGAGGAGGCTGCGCCAAAGTTGTACACGACGTCGCGCGAAATCGAGGGATACTTTACGTCGGCCCAGAGCAGTGATAACCTGGTTGAGCAGAAGCTGAAAGACTCCGCGGCAGTGTTCCGGGTGTTGACTGGCACGAACCGTGATCTGGAGATGTACGTCCCTAGCAGCCGGTGGGCTGCTCTGCCGCCGGAGGTCGAGCGCGAGGTGAGCCGACTGCGGGGATGTATGAGCGAGGTGAGCCGTCTAGAAAGCCGGCGAAAACGGCAAGCGCAGGCATTGAAGGACAAGGCGCGGGCGGACGATATTA GCCAAGCACTTATCAAAGAGACGGCACGGCTGGAGCGCGAGTTTCCTATGCAGGCGATCCAGGCCAGCCAGTTCGAGGATCTCTTCGAGGAGCAGCTGCATCTGTATGACACAGATCTAGACATGGTCACACGGGAACAGCAAGACCAAGACGAGATCGCAGCACGGGTGCAGGAGGCCAACCGGGCGTTTACACGGGCACATACCGGCGACGCATCGACCAAGGAGCGCGAGCGGGCGTtgcaggagctggagaacgGGTATTTGAAGTACAAGGAGATCTTGTCGAACATCGAAGTGGGACGGAAGTTCTACAACGATCTGGCAAAGATTGTGGGACGCTTCCGCGACGACAGCAAGGCGTTTGTGCATAAGCGGCGAATggaagccagccagctagAGGG TGACATTTCGAGTGCTGCCGCCATGGCGTCGCTAAATATCTCGCGCCAGCCACAACTGCAGCCGCAACCGCAGCCTCAGCCGCAGCCATCTTATAACGCTCCGGCGCAGATTCAGCAGCCTTCCTATAATGCTCCTCCGGCGCAGGTTCAGCAACCATCGTACACTGCTCCTCAAGCAGCACCCAGACCCGAGCCCATGACGGCACCGCAGCCTACGCGGGCGAATGCGCGGCCACCGATGACTCCGGGGATCTGGTCACCGGAGATGGGGATACGGTTTGGGGGACAGTGGGATCCGAGCAAGGGAGTGAAGTTTTCATAA
- a CDS encoding putative mitochondrial carrier protein (COG:C;~EggNog:ENOG410PISP;~InterPro:IPR018108,IPR023395,IPR002067;~PFAM:PF00153;~go_process: GO:0055085 - transmembrane transport [Evidence IEA]): MTLDKHSEHAPFSPPPPQPSPLARSTQTTLTMDEATRNKLLKSYKTQVASASSTVFATLAVTPLENVKTRMQTHNFQNVAQCIRYLWRTEGPRGYVAGRLTSPSILTADVNALLKSGALPPLASVTAVRVMNFTTYAFAKNKVSDFIQRMTGESPLEIYDQEGSSPTVSTVVTFTAAGLFAGLVSSPVACPFELAKNVVQTSVLMSHRSQASNNAPNDPSLRNMPRLSTTEAFRQIYKKYGFRGLYTGFHLHALRDTVGTGLYFGVYETVKQIAEREMGKGTGAPAIAGAICSTMPWFCTYPLDTRKTRAQSVLLGKSKEVGEAASAMAKSSIYKGLSIILIRTAINNMILLSIYEYMNKRIDNLDD; the protein is encoded by the exons ATGACTCTTGACAAACACTCTGAACATGCACCCTTCTCACCTCCCCCCCCTCAACCTTCTCCCTTAGCCCGGTCGACGCAAACCACTTTGACGATGGATGAAGCGACACGCAACAAACTGCTTAAGAGCTACAAGACTCAGGTAGCCTCGGCGTCATCCACTGTCTTCGCTACGCTCGCAGTG ACTCCCCTGGAAAACGTCAAAACCCGTATGCAGAC ACACAACTTTCAAAATGTAGCTCAGTGTATCCGCTATTTGTGGCGTACTGAAGGCCCGCGTGGTTACGTGGCTGGTAGGTTGACCTCACCCAGCATTCTTACAGCGGATGTTAATGCTTTGTTGAAATCAGGCGCTCTGCCACCTCTTGCAAGCGTTACGGCGGTCAGAGTGATGAACTTTACCACCTATGCCTTTGCCAAGAATAAGGTCTCCGACTTTATCCAGAGAATGACCGGGGAGTCACCTTTGGAAATCTACGACCAGGAAGGCAGCAGCCCCACTGTTTCTACTGTGGTTACTTTTACCGCTGCTGGTCTTTTTGCAGGACTCGTCAGTTCGCCAGTTGCTT GTCCCTTTGAGCTTGCGAAGAACGTAGTTCAGACCTCGGTCTTGATGTCCCACCGTTCCCAGGCCTCTAACAATGCGCCCAATGACCCTTCACTGCGTAACATGCCACGTCTTAGCACTACCGAAGCGTTCCGACAGATCTACAAGAAATATGGTTTCCGCGGATTGTACACCGGATTCCATCTTCATGCCCTGCGCGACACTGTTGGCACTGGCCTGTACTTTGGCGTGTATGAGACTGTCAAGCAGATTGCGGAAAGAGAAATGGGTAAGGGAACAGGAGCGCCCGCGATTGCTGGTGCGATCTGCAGCACCATGCCCTGGTTTTGT ACCTACCCGCTTGACACCCGCAAGACTCGCGCTCAGAGCGTGCTGCTTGGCAAGTCCAAGGAAGTCGGAGAGGCGGCCTCGGCTATGGCGAAGTCCAGCATCTACAAGGGTTTGTCGATCATTTTGATCCGTACTGCTATCAACAACATGATTCTTCTGAGCATCTACGAATACATGAACAAAAGAATCGATAATCTCGATGATTAA